One Thiocapsa bogorovii DNA segment encodes these proteins:
- the rimO gene encoding 30S ribosomal protein S12 methylthiotransferase RimO produces MSMTQTPKIGFVSLGCPKATVDSERILTQLRAEGYGIPPSYEDADLIIVNTCGFIDDAVEESLGAIGEALSANGRVIVTGCLGARAELIREAHPEVLAVTGPHALDEVMAAVHVQLPAPHDPFVSLVPPQGVRLTPRHYAYLKISEGCNHRCSFCIIPSLRGDLTSRPIGEVLAEAERLVESGVRELLIISQDTSAYGLDLRYRPDFWNGRPLKTDTVNLARALGVLPAWVRLHYVYPYPHVDALIPLMAEGLILPYLDMPLQHGSELILRAMRRPAATEKVLDRLSRWREQCPELVMRSTFIVGFPGETEAEFEELLDFLRAAQLDRVGCFPYSPVEGATANALPDPVPEPVKHERVERFMAVQAEISRAKLAERVGQRLTVLIDEVGEDEVIARSYADAPEIDGEVIIAGAWELDPGDFIEVEVTDAGDHDLWAQPVTD; encoded by the coding sequence ATGTCGATGACCCAAACCCCCAAGATCGGATTCGTCAGCCTCGGCTGTCCCAAGGCGACGGTGGATTCGGAGCGGATCCTCACGCAGCTGCGTGCGGAGGGCTACGGCATCCCGCCGAGCTACGAGGATGCCGATCTGATCATCGTCAACACCTGCGGCTTTATCGACGACGCGGTCGAGGAGTCGCTCGGTGCGATCGGCGAGGCGTTGAGCGCGAACGGTCGTGTCATCGTGACCGGGTGCCTGGGTGCGCGTGCAGAGCTGATCCGCGAAGCTCATCCGGAAGTCCTTGCGGTCACGGGCCCGCACGCACTCGACGAGGTGATGGCGGCCGTTCATGTGCAGCTGCCGGCGCCGCATGATCCCTTCGTCAGTTTGGTGCCGCCGCAAGGGGTGAGGCTGACGCCGCGCCATTATGCCTATCTCAAGATCTCCGAGGGCTGCAACCATCGGTGCAGCTTCTGCATCATCCCAAGCCTGCGCGGCGATCTGACAAGCCGCCCGATCGGCGAGGTGCTCGCGGAGGCCGAGCGGCTGGTGGAGTCGGGGGTGCGCGAGCTCTTGATCATCTCCCAAGACACCAGTGCCTACGGGTTGGATCTGCGCTATCGGCCCGATTTCTGGAATGGCCGGCCGCTCAAGACCGACACCGTCAACCTGGCGCGCGCACTCGGCGTGCTGCCGGCCTGGGTCCGGCTGCACTACGTCTATCCCTATCCGCACGTGGACGCGCTGATCCCGTTGATGGCGGAGGGGCTGATCCTGCCCTATCTCGACATGCCTCTTCAGCACGGCAGCGAGTTGATTCTGCGTGCAATGCGTCGTCCGGCGGCGACCGAGAAGGTGCTCGATCGGCTCTCGCGCTGGCGCGAGCAGTGTCCGGAGCTGGTCATGCGCAGCACCTTCATCGTCGGTTTTCCGGGCGAGACCGAGGCCGAGTTCGAGGAGTTGCTCGACTTCCTGCGCGCAGCCCAACTGGACCGCGTGGGTTGTTTCCCCTATTCGCCGGTCGAGGGTGCGACGGCCAACGCGCTGCCGGACCCTGTCCCGGAGCCGGTCAAGCACGAGCGGGTCGAGCGCTTCATGGCCGTGCAAGCCGAGATCAGTCGGGCGAAGCTCGCCGAGCGAGTCGGCCAACGGCTGACCGTGCTGATCGACGAGGTCGGGGAAGACGAGGTCATCGCTCGCAGCTATGCGGACGCGCCCGAGATCGACGGCGAGGTCATCATCGCGGGTGCCTGGGAGCTGGATCCGGGGGATTTTATCGAGGTCGAGGTCACGGACGCGGGTGATCACGATCTGTGGGCACAGCCGGTCACCGATTAA
- a CDS encoding tyrosine-type recombinase/integrase, which yields MSCSCRPSPVHEGGFSRVEQDRSGRRPIAGGSGWLRRNPSLASTAPLLPNRNGQAMTRSNVNKRLELAVARAAERYPSLNTRHISPHSVRHSTAMHMLQSGVAFSVIALWLGHESMTTTHRYVEADLAMKQNALARLQEPAMESTRYQPPDELMRFLLDL from the coding sequence ATGTCATGTTCGTGTCGGCCTTCTCCTGTTCACGAGGGGGGTTTTTCCCGGGTTGAGCAAGACCGAAGCGGGCGGCGTCCAATTGCGGGTGGGTCCGGCTGGCTGCGGCGCAATCCCTCACTGGCGAGCACGGCGCCCTTGCTGCCCAACCGCAACGGACAGGCGATGACTCGCTCCAATGTCAACAAACGCTTGGAGCTCGCGGTGGCACGTGCCGCCGAGCGCTACCCCAGCCTCAACACGCGCCACATCTCACCTCACTCGGTGCGCCACTCCACCGCCATGCATATGCTGCAGTCCGGTGTCGCCTTCAGCGTGATCGCACTCTGGCTGGGGCATGAGAGCATGACGACCACGCATCGCTACGTCGAGGCCGATCTGGCGATGAAGCAAAACGCTCTGGCCCGCCTTCAGGAGCCCGCGATGGAGTCGACACGCTATCAACCGCCCGATGAGCTGATGCGCTTTCTCCTGGACCTGTAA
- a CDS encoding UvrD-helicase domain-containing protein: MSGLNPRQLEAVHYTAGPLLVLAGAGSGKTRVITRKIAHLIGPGGISPRHICALTFTNKAAREMRERVGSRIKGAETRGLTISTFHTLGLDMLRRHPERAGLRPRFSLLDAQDAEALIKEHLRHTKGGDAFSPAAIQHRISRWKNDLIDPSQAASHAEDDFEARLAALYADYERSLRAYNAVDFDDLILGPARMLAEHPELRETWQGRIRYLLVDEYQDTNGAQYDLVRRLVGPRAAFTVVGDDDQSIYAWRGARPENLARLQTDYPHLKVIMLQQNYRSSATILGLANTLIANNPHVFEKRLWSEHGPGEPPRVLHCKDEVHEAEQVVSEILHLKFAEGAEFGDIAILYRGNHQARTFEKALREHNVPYVLSGGTSFFARAEVKDLMAYLRLIANPQDDAAFLRIVNTPRREIGPTTLEKLANYARERGIHLLEACGELGLGEHLNERQRERLHAFSVLVSEHARRGASDPVGTMRTLVETIDYASWLRENASSQAVADRRYANITDLLDWLGALKKGELQEKTLAEMATHLTLMDVMERQDEDEGGDRVGLMTLHAAKGLEFPHVFLVGMEEELLPHRTSIEEETIEEERRLAYVGITRAQRTLTFTLTRRRKRYGEWVTSEPSRFLSELPRDQLRWDNARDETPENRKARGLSHLHALKGILDVD; encoded by the coding sequence ATGAGCGGACTCAACCCCAGACAACTCGAGGCCGTGCACTACACCGCCGGGCCGCTCCTGGTCCTGGCCGGTGCCGGATCCGGCAAGACCCGTGTGATCACCCGCAAGATCGCCCACCTGATCGGCCCGGGCGGGATCTCGCCCCGCCACATCTGCGCACTGACCTTCACCAACAAGGCCGCGCGCGAGATGCGCGAGCGGGTCGGCAGCAGGATCAAGGGCGCCGAGACGCGTGGTCTGACCATCTCGACCTTTCATACGCTGGGCCTCGACATGCTGCGTCGACACCCCGAGCGCGCGGGCTTGCGCCCCCGGTTCTCGCTCCTTGACGCGCAGGACGCCGAGGCCCTGATCAAAGAGCACCTGCGCCATACCAAGGGCGGCGACGCCTTCAGCCCGGCGGCGATCCAACATCGCATTTCCCGTTGGAAGAACGACCTGATCGACCCGAGCCAGGCCGCCAGCCACGCCGAGGACGACTTCGAGGCCCGGCTCGCCGCGCTCTATGCCGATTACGAACGCAGCCTGCGTGCCTACAACGCGGTCGACTTCGACGACCTCATTCTTGGTCCGGCCCGGATGCTCGCCGAGCACCCGGAGCTGCGCGAGACCTGGCAAGGCAGAATCCGCTACCTGCTGGTCGACGAATACCAGGACACCAACGGGGCGCAATACGATCTGGTTCGTCGGCTCGTCGGCCCGCGGGCGGCCTTCACCGTGGTCGGCGACGACGACCAATCCATCTACGCCTGGCGCGGTGCACGGCCCGAGAACCTGGCCCGGCTGCAGACCGACTATCCGCATCTGAAGGTCATCATGCTGCAACAGAACTACCGCTCCAGCGCGACCATCCTCGGACTCGCCAACACCCTGATCGCGAACAACCCGCATGTCTTCGAGAAACGGCTCTGGAGCGAGCACGGTCCGGGCGAGCCGCCGCGAGTGCTGCACTGCAAGGACGAGGTCCACGAGGCCGAGCAGGTCGTCTCCGAGATCCTACATCTCAAGTTCGCCGAAGGGGCCGAGTTCGGCGACATTGCCATCCTCTATCGCGGCAACCATCAGGCGCGTACCTTCGAGAAGGCCCTGCGCGAGCACAACGTGCCCTACGTCCTGAGCGGCGGGACGTCCTTCTTCGCCCGTGCCGAGGTCAAGGACCTGATGGCCTATCTGCGCCTGATCGCCAATCCGCAGGACGATGCCGCCTTCCTGCGCATCGTCAACACCCCGCGGCGCGAGATTGGCCCGACGACCCTGGAGAAGCTCGCCAACTATGCCCGCGAGCGCGGCATCCATCTGCTCGAAGCCTGCGGCGAGCTCGGTCTCGGCGAACACCTGAACGAGCGCCAACGCGAGCGTCTCCACGCCTTCAGCGTACTGGTCTCCGAGCATGCCCGACGCGGCGCAAGCGACCCCGTCGGGACCATGCGCACGCTGGTCGAGACGATCGACTACGCCTCCTGGCTGCGCGAGAACGCCTCGAGCCAGGCCGTCGCCGACCGCCGTTACGCCAACATCACCGATCTGCTCGACTGGCTCGGCGCACTCAAAAAGGGCGAGCTGCAAGAGAAGACACTCGCCGAGATGGCGACCCATCTCACCCTGATGGACGTCATGGAACGTCAAGACGAGGACGAAGGCGGCGACCGGGTCGGCCTCATGACCCTGCACGCCGCCAAGGGCCTGGAATTCCCGCACGTCTTCCTGGTCGGCATGGAAGAGGAGCTGCTTCCACACCGCACCAGCATCGAGGAGGAGACCATCGAGGAGGAACGCCGGCTTGCCTATGTCGGCATCACCCGTGCGCAACGCACACTCACCTTCACACTCACGCGGCGGCGTAAACGCTACGGCGAGTGGGTGACCAGCGAGCCCAGCCGCTTCCTCTCCGAGCTGCCGCGGGATCAGTTACGCTGGGACAATGCGCGCGACGAGACCCCCGAGAACCGCAAAGCCCGAGGCTTGAGCCATCTGCATGCACTGAAGGGAATCCTCGACGTTGACTGA